In Monomorium pharaonis isolate MP-MQ-018 chromosome 3, ASM1337386v2, whole genome shotgun sequence, a genomic segment contains:
- the LOC105837963 gene encoding probable E3 ubiquitin-protein ligase RNF144A has product MRSLTVSGERTTTTTGAEGSGGTSTSSTGDRRTQISNASASSSSSTSPSSVTGNDVQGMPSLHSLVLRRAPPLTDMGAATSTSTVNQPAKVNAAGQKKIDQKVRLSGGIRLPLIRKEASVVNLSLTERTALAPGGIGREADAPLLRPESSASLEARGGNGGSWMNLGPGGALRKCETAVGLSTSALEGRPINRSRVCSRCSSLLSLASSSRYSLAAGNFVPASSQQTIGRIFCKLCLVDTSLSRTFKIEGCGCSYCKDCMRAYVEFEIEEGAYEISCPDAQCDHGAILSLKEISSLVNTELVEKHCKFRLNRDVSMDKGRAWCPRAGCETICSINSNSGSGTPLGPVHCPNCSTNFCSICREPWHNGPCSDLPLGIPFGSDHIKCCPMCSVPIEKDEGCAQMMCKRCKHVFCWYCLASLDDDFLLRHYDKGPCKNKLGHSRASVIWHRTQVIGIFAGFGLLLLVASPLLLLAAPCIVCCKCRVCGSSRLEQEEGDTTT; this is encoded by the exons ATGCGTTCCCTCACTGTCAGCGGCGAGcgtacgacgacgacgacgggcgCGGAAGGGAGCGGCGGCACCTCGACTTCGTCGACGGGGGATCGGCGAACGCAGATCTCCAACGCTTCCGCCTCTTCCTCATCTTCTACCTCCCCGTCGTCCGTAACCGGCAACGACGTCCAGGGGATGCCTAGCCTACACTCGCTCGTCCTACGACGGGCACCACCGCTGACGGACATGGGCGCCGCGACCAGTACGTCAACTGTCAACCAGCCTGCCAAAGTCAACGCGGCCGGCCAGAAGAAGATCGACCAAAAGGTCAGGCTCAGTGGTGGCATCCGATTGCCCCTGATACGCAAGGAGGCCAGTGTGGTGAACCTTTCCTTAACGGAGAGGACCGCCCTGGCACCGGGCGGCATCGGCAGGGAGGCGGACGCGCCTCTTCTGCGCCCGGAGAGCAGCGCGAGTCTGGAGGCGCGCGGCGGCAACGGTGGCAGCTGGATGAACCTCGGTCCCGGCGGTGCGCTTAGAAAGTGCGAGACCGCCGTGGGACTGAGCACTTCTGCCCTCGAGGGCAGGCCTATCAATCGCAGCAGGGTCTGCTCGCGCTGCTCGAGCCTGCTGTCCCTGGCGTCCAGCTCACGTTACAGCCTAGCCGCCGGCAACTTCGTCCCTGCGAGCTCGCAGCAGACGATCGGACGGATATTCTGTAAGCTGTGTCTCGTCGACACCTCTCTCTCGAGAACGTTCAAGATCGAGGGCTGTGGTTGTTCCTATTGTAAAGAT TGCATGCGTGCCTATGTAGAGTTTGAGATTGAGGAGGGCGCATATGAAATTAGTTGTCCTGACGCTCAGTGTGATCACGGCGCCATCCTGTCCTTGAAGGAGATATCGAGTCTCGTCAATACAGAACTCGTGGAGAAGCATTGCAAATTTCGTTTAAATAGAG ATGTGTCGATGGACAAGGGACGTGCATGGTGTCCACGAGCGGGTTGTGAAACAATATGTTCGATAAACAGCAACAGTGGAAGCGGCACTCCCCTAGGTCCCGTTCACTGTCCCAACTGCTCCACAAATTTTTGTTCAATATGCCGCGAGCCTTGGCACAATGGGCCCTGTTCAGATCTTCCATTAGGAATACCATTTGGTAGCGATCACATTAAATGCTGTCCTATGTGTTCCGTGCCGATAGAAAAGGACGAAGGTTGTGCTCAAATGATGTGCAAAAGATGTAAACACGTGTTTTGCTGGTACTGCTTAGCATCCTTAGAT GATGACTTTCTGTTGCGACATTACGACAAGGGACCATGTAAGAATAAATTGGGCCACTCACGCGCGTCCGTGATATGGCATCGAACGCAAGTGATTGGGATCTTCGCTGGTTTCGGCCTACTTCTACTTGTCGCATCGCCCTTGCTGTTGTTGGCGGCACCTTGCATTGTATGCTGTAAATGTCGCGTTTGCGGCTCTTCCAGACTCGAACAGGAAGAAGGCGACACGACGACATAG